Proteins encoded in a region of the Paenibacillus sp. W2I17 genome:
- a CDS encoding class D sortase: MKKFSILLVLLGILIISFPFLRETYYDWQQTRVMNDLEQLQNGLSKLNHSFEQGIQDAASAEPTTENTGTVQEASSDTLGVLSIDKIDVRLPILEGATEGNMKVAATHLVETTSIGNKGNAAIAAHRAHKKGRLFNRLGELQIGDSMEVTLADRTIIQYKVDQISVVEPTDLSVLEDPGLGQVLTLITCDPLVNPTHRLIVRAIEVKPNVTGT; this comes from the coding sequence ATGAAAAAATTCTCTATTCTGCTCGTTCTACTGGGCATCCTGATCATCAGCTTTCCTTTCCTGCGGGAAACGTATTATGACTGGCAGCAAACCCGTGTCATGAACGATCTGGAGCAATTGCAAAACGGCTTATCTAAGCTTAATCACTCCTTCGAACAAGGCATACAGGATGCAGCTTCTGCCGAGCCGACTACTGAAAATACAGGTACAGTGCAAGAGGCCTCCTCGGATACGTTGGGGGTGCTATCGATTGACAAGATTGATGTCCGCTTACCGATTCTGGAGGGTGCAACGGAGGGCAATATGAAGGTAGCTGCAACCCATCTTGTCGAAACCACCAGTATCGGGAACAAAGGTAATGCTGCCATAGCCGCTCATCGCGCCCACAAAAAAGGACGGCTGTTCAATCGTCTGGGAGAACTCCAGATTGGTGATTCAATGGAAGTCACCCTGGCAGATCGAACGATTATCCAATACAAGGTAGACCAGATATCCGTTGTGGAGCCAACTGACTTATCTGTGCTGGAGGATCCCGGGCTTGGACAGGTCCTTACCTTGATTACCTGTGATCCACTCGTCAATCCAACACATCGCCTAATTGTAAGAGCTATTGAAGTGAAACCGAATGTTACGGGGACCTGA
- a CDS encoding amino acid permease, with amino-acid sequence MQDRSNPTTTGPSLKKGLRARHMTMIALGGSIGTGLFLASGTAISTAGPGGALIAYAAVGIMVYFLMTSLGELATFMPDSGSFNTYAARFVDPALGFAMGWNFWYNWAVTIAAELAAATVLIKYWFPDSSSMLWSLLFLVLIFALNVLSVKGYGESEYWFAIIKVATVIIFLAVGVLMIFGIMGGEAVGFSNFTIGDAPIHGGFFAVLGVFMAAGFSFQGTELIGVAAGESENPRENVPRAIRQVFWRILIFYILAITVISLIIPYTHPNLLKGDLENIGVSPFTLVFEKAGLAIAASVMNAVILTSVLSAGNSGMYASSRVLYALARDGKAPRFLGKLNKKGIPMNALLLTTAVGMLAFLASLFGDGIVYTWLLNASGMCGFITWLGIAISHYRFRRAYVAQGRDLSDLPYRARWFPFGPIFAFVLCIIVIIGQNYQAFTGDQIDWSGAIVAYLSVPLFLVLWLGYKWIKKTKVVPLQECDFTPTDSPTDKH; translated from the coding sequence GTTTCTCGCAAGTGGTACCGCCATCTCAACCGCAGGCCCTGGTGGAGCATTAATTGCCTATGCAGCCGTTGGCATCATGGTTTATTTCCTAATGACCAGCCTTGGTGAGCTTGCTACCTTTATGCCGGACTCCGGTTCATTTAATACGTATGCCGCACGTTTTGTCGATCCTGCTCTCGGGTTCGCCATGGGCTGGAACTTTTGGTACAACTGGGCGGTAACCATTGCAGCAGAGCTTGCTGCCGCTACAGTACTCATTAAATACTGGTTCCCTGACAGTTCGTCCATGTTATGGAGCTTATTGTTCCTCGTGCTGATCTTTGCCTTGAACGTGCTGTCCGTTAAAGGCTATGGAGAGTCCGAGTACTGGTTCGCCATTATCAAAGTTGCTACCGTGATCATCTTCCTGGCCGTTGGTGTGCTCATGATCTTTGGTATTATGGGCGGAGAAGCGGTTGGTTTCAGCAACTTCACCATCGGTGATGCGCCCATCCATGGCGGATTCTTCGCTGTACTTGGTGTGTTCATGGCTGCTGGATTCTCATTCCAAGGTACCGAGCTTATCGGGGTAGCCGCCGGTGAAAGTGAAAACCCGCGCGAAAATGTACCTCGTGCAATTCGTCAGGTATTTTGGCGCATTCTGATTTTTTACATTTTAGCGATTACTGTGATCAGTCTGATCATCCCTTATACGCATCCGAATCTGCTCAAAGGTGATCTGGAGAATATCGGTGTCAGCCCGTTCACACTGGTGTTTGAGAAAGCCGGCCTCGCCATTGCTGCTTCCGTGATGAATGCCGTTATTCTGACTTCTGTACTCTCTGCCGGTAACTCAGGCATGTACGCTTCGAGCCGGGTTCTCTATGCCCTTGCCCGTGACGGTAAAGCCCCTCGTTTCCTGGGCAAGCTGAACAAAAAGGGCATTCCAATGAATGCACTTTTGCTTACAACAGCTGTTGGTATGTTGGCGTTCCTTGCCTCCCTGTTCGGTGATGGGATTGTGTACACCTGGTTGCTGAATGCATCCGGTATGTGTGGTTTTATCACTTGGCTGGGTATCGCTATCAGTCATTATCGCTTCCGTCGTGCATACGTTGCACAAGGCAGGGATCTGAGCGATCTGCCTTACCGTGCACGCTGGTTCCCGTTTGGGCCGATCTTTGCTTTTGTCCTGTGTATCATCGTGATCATCGGGCAGAACTATCAGGCATTTACGGGTGATCAGATCGACTGGAGTGGAGCCATCGTTGCCTACTTGAGCGTACCCCTGTTCCTGGTGTTGTGGCTCGGTTACAAATGGATCAAAAAGACCAAAGTGGTGCCGCTGCAGGAATGTGATTTCACACCTACTGATTCACCAACTGATAAGCACTAA